ATGTTGGATTCCCTATAAAAGTTAATgtacttcttttctttgcagaagtctgtaaggaaaatgaaactcacAAGATTCTACCTGAGGCGAAACTTAGAACCCTTGGGCAGTGTATGTATATGCGTTGGTAGTCTCCCAGTTGGCCTCGACACGAGTAAATACAAAACTTTGATTGGCGACGTTCTAGGGGAAAGTGagttctgttttctttgtttgtcagATGCTTCTAAACAAGTATCTTTGTTTTACGAGAGACTAATGTATGTTTCCTGAGTCCTCGTTCCCCTGACGAGCTGCCACGTCCATTCGGCTATGTAAGAGTGACGGAGGCCCTGGTAACAAGATTGAAGACACCTCGGCAACCTACTAGTTTGCGCATTAAAATATGCAGAGGGAGGCTTGTGGTTGTTCTCATCTTTTTATTGGATTTCATTTCACGGTTTGTGTGTAATTGTTTTGCAGCCATGGAATTTTGTGAGGTGAAAAGTGTGTTTTCTAGTTATGGTGAGTTACTAGTAATCCTAAAGCTCAGTTCATGTATTTAATTATTAAAGCACATTATTATATCGCTGGTAGTGCCCTGATTGGCCCTTATCCTGCGcaattttttgcttgtttgttagTTTGCAAGAAAGCGGGATAAGCTCTGGTTAACGAAGCATTTGGCCCGAGTGTATCCCACACACTTTGCATCCGTTATTTTTTAAGCTCGAAGTCAACATGGCTTGAGAAAGGACAAGTCCCTTTTTCTGTATCATTTAGTCGCCGTGAGTTTCCTCGTTTTGACTGACTGCAATGTGTGCTTTGCAATTCCATTGCTGCTGCCTGGTGACATATGAGGCTGCCTAAGAATTACGCAGCATCTCAACCGGCCAcaattaattttacaagaagTTTTACTCTTTTGAGTAAGAGGCAAACTTGCGCGGGCATAGCCCCTTTTGCCAATCAGAAAATAAGATTTACGCAATAATCCTCGATCGCACAGCTGGTCACAGGACAGAAATGACTGagagctttgtttttgttttttttttgttggtttttttttactgttaattaCGTTACCTATTGTAGACATTGTAACTCTCTGCAGGTATggtgtttgtgttttttcctgCTGCTGACACAGCAGCAGATGCtgtgaataaatttaaaagctCCACCGTGGACAACAAAGAGCTGTTCGTGAGAGTCTTACCCAGCATTCACGTAAGTAGCCGTAAATGCAATAGCAAAGTCTTTCTCCAGAGCATTTTTTAGaaagtactttaaaaaaacaaatgaacagataTAGATCGACCTGaatcaatatttctttttttcgcaTACCGTCATTCTCTTCTTACAGTAAGGGAGTTACGCTTattctgtcttctttttttcttcctttagcCTGGACTGTTCCCCCCTGGAAGCCAACCTCTTTTAGTACTGGTAAACTCCAAAAGTGGTGGTGGTCAGGGGGCCGACATGTTAGCAGCTTTCCAGAGACTGCTCAACCCTTATCAAGTGTACAGCCTCTTAGAGGGAGGCCCATTATTAGGGTATGTTAAACTCTCTCCCCCTCCATATCTAGGAAACTGTATGTCGAGACGAGTTCCCACCCGAATCGTTGGGGTTACAAGAAAGTTGTATGCTTAGTAGGAACTATTTCCTTAGACTTTTGTGTCCACGAGAATTAACCGAGGCCGAGCTAATCCAGCCATAGTGCAGATATGGATAGGTGCAGAATCTTTCTAGCACAAATCGCACTATTTGAAAGACCATACGCATATTTACACGAGATAACCCAATATCACCCCCTCCCTCAGCCTCGCTTTCAAGGTGCAGACTTGTGAATTGTAATAGGGAAGTATTTTGCACGTAGGACAAACAAGGAAGTGGCAAAGATTGATGAAACATTTTAGTCCAAAAAAGGCCTGGGGGTTAATTTTCCGCATACGACGTCGTCCTGCAGAGGAACTATTTCTATTTTGTCGTATACTAATAGGCTGCTTCCTAAAGTAATCATTGAGAGCTATTCTATACTCAAAATTACGAGCCTTGTCTTCTTCTGTCAGCTTTGTCCCATCATCTTTAAATCGCTGAATATCTAAAATATGAatcgatttttatctttgtttcagatTTTATGCTTTCAGATCTATTCCTGATTTTCGTGTGTTGATTTGTGGTGGTGATGGCACAGTTGGCTGGGTGCTGTCATGTTTGGATGATGTTGTTCAAGAGATGAAGTGTAAGTTACCTGCATCAGCAGTTCTTCCTCTTGGCACTGGTAAGTGGATTGTTACAAACTATTCCTGTTCTCCACGATTTAGAGCAAATTTATTTCCAGAGTCAAAAGTACCTTCTGTACGTTTTTTTTCTGCGATATTTCATAGATTTCAAGACTCGTTCTATAAACTTGGCCAATGGGATGAAAATCTGAAACTAGTCATGATTTAGTCATTCGTGTTTTCAAGGCAATAGAGACCCTAGAAAGTCATGCAAATTTCCACTTTTTAGGCCTGAAAAGTTCTTAGTATTTGTAAGTAAATCAAGTTGCATTGATTACTGAAAGTCTGGAACTCTATACTGTAATTATATGGGCATTTTCAAGTTACGATTAATAGCAGAGGTTTAAATTAGTAGAAAAACCGTTGTAGCGTATTTTGAAAAGCTGCCGTTTCGGGTGGTATGGCAAAGTGAAAAGAGAATGGGTGGGAAATTGAATGAGACTCTCGTATGAATGAATCTCTCTCGTGATTTCTATAGTAGCAAGGTAATGAGTGGGAAATTGAATGAGATTCCCTGCTAACATGTATTCATCTCTCTCGTGATTTCTATAGCAGCTAGAAAATGAGTGGGAAATTGAACGAGATTCTCAATTTACAGGTAACGATCTCTCTCGTGTTCTCCATTGGGGAGGTGGTTACTCTGGTGGCGAGAGTCCTGTATCGCTTCTCATGGCCATTGATCAGGCACACGAAGTGTTTCTTGATAGATGGTgtgtcatgtttgattcagcggaCACTAATGTTCCAGAAACAATGTCAGACGACAGCGCGCTTGGCTCGATGGGAGGAAGAGAAGACGATCCTAGTATTTTTACCATGAATAATTACTTTGGCATCGGAATTGGAGCTGAGCTTTGTTtagattttcatcttcagagGGAGGAAGCACCTGATAAATTCCATAGCAGGTGAGGATACAAAGGAGTAAATTTACAGGTTACAAAATTAGTCGTAGTCACTATGCGGCATTCGATTGAAGAAAAAGAGTGTTGATTGCGAAAGCCATTGGATGGTAACAAAGGTTCCATAGTCTTCTGAGATGTACTGTTGTTTCATCTTTACTGCGTTTAATGTGCTCAAACTCCGGATAAATATTAACCTCCGTTGAAAGCTCTTTTGAAAAGGGATAGGTTGAAAAACCCCCGACTTTGTGTTTTGCAATTTACTGTTAGTGCGACTGTGTTTAATCTCTAGttcccccccttttttttttggtttctttttgtttcaggcttcATAACAAAGGAGTTTACTTTAGAGCAGgtataaagaaaatggtcaaaggCTACTCGCGGACATTTACTCAAGAGGTCGAAATCGAGGTGATTAATCTGTAGAACGATGGTATTGAATGGCTGATCACAATAAAAGGGGTGTACCGCTGACTATAAGACCtcttattgccttttgtttaccCTGCAAGCGGGCtcatgtttgggtttcaccATACTGCCCCTTTTCGGGCACAGCCGCCTATTTTACCATCGACAGCTGCCTATAGAAAaaggttattgaaacccctgtatCAGAATTAACTTTCTTAGCATCGAGTGTTGGTCCAAATCATCATCGTCTGTCAGTTGTATTCAACTCTTAATGATTGCATGTATATCAGttgcacaattttttatttcatgcccCAATCACACCTGAGCGTTTTGTTTTGGCGTTTTGCGGTGCTTGTTTGCCTTTCGTCCTCTTTAACTTTCTAGAGACCAGTATCTTATTTACTTCCTTTTCGCTGCAGATTGATGGCAAAAAACTTGACTTACCAACACTAGAAGGAATTGTAATTCTGAACATAGGCAGGTAAGTAAAAGCTTGAAATTGAGGTCAATCtaattaattcgaattaatttttcagtggttagattttcaatttaattgtAGGAAAATCGCTGCACATCGGCTTCAACAAGTAATTTTAAGCTGCACAGTTTTTATGCCCGGTGAAAGTATGATTCGTGTAGGtcaacattatttgtttcatataatcATGATCTGATTCCTTTACGGGAACTCACATCACGTGGCTTCGCAGCAGTCCCCAACTGTTATCTGGgaggcccgggttcgattctagtcgaagtctgaatttttaaggcttcttttctgagatTGCTTTGATAGCAGCTGACCTGCGATTATCACTTCGTTACTTGTAAagtcttttattcttttgtataaattttgcgctttaactttttttttaaaatttgttttccggCCAGTTGGGGAGCAGGCACAGATGCATGGGGACCAGACAAAGAAGATGTATGTAGTACTTCATGAATTTAGTGGGATATCTGCTCATATTCTTAGCACCAAACAACTGATAAAATAACCATGACATTTTGTCCCTAGAAGATGAAGTCTGGAAAAGACTCAAAGATTCAGCGCATTAGCTATAAAGAAGCCAATAAGTGCGAAGAGTAGAATTGTCCAAACCGCCAATAGCGCGGGAAGTAGCAAATGACCAAACCACTGTTGGTTTTAGTTATGCACGTGATTGGTTCGGAGAGTGGCTTGAATTAtctggaccaatcgcaaagcgaagttaaacgaaataaatgcaatcccggattccttttccacacacaattgaaattgcttgaaTCTTTTTGCAGGGTCATGCCTCAGCTTGTCACTGTGACGGTCTTGTCGAGGTGGTTGGACTTCAGGGAGTAATGCACCTGGTGAGTCAGAATCACCACCATCTTTACCCTTcacgccctaacatcagtaggcatatgCACTATACTGTTCTCTCCAATCTGCTCCgcgtatttttttctacaactgcCACAATTTTTGTATCCTGCCTTTTCCGTTCTTCTTAAATATTTGCATaagaaacgtttttatttagcGATAGAAATGGTGCCTTAGTTCTTAATTGAAATGAATTCTTTATTGAAAGGGTCAAATTCAAAGTGGAATCAGGACTGGTATTCGGCTAGCACAGGGAGCCCAGGTATAGATGTTTGGTTGTAAtccagtaaataacataatgaagccATAAGTTGATTATCCTCGTACTATTCTCTTGTAATTCCTGTTTTTCACGTTACTATGTTCCCACCAGTGGCGTAGcgtcatttttttctgcatatttactttataaaatcagttgataaaaaaactATCATGTAATACCACCCCTTCccttctcccctccccccccccacacaccgacgcagaaccacagtttctttagaaatttaccctctTCATTCATCcgcttcaatgttttttttcttaattgatgaaaattattattacttcattacagatcaacatcaaattaaaatcagagatgCCCGTACAAATAGATGGTGAACCTTGGATGCAGCCTCCTGGAAATGTGATTGTACGGCCCATACTAACACAGGTATTTACTGTGTAACGACGCTGTAAAAGATTACCGtttggggaaaatgaaaggcttGTGATTGGACTCGCATATCTCAGTGTTAAAAATGCACCTAgaacatttcgaaaaatcaatttagttttatctttttacctGATTATTTTTGCCAACATTTACAtccaagaattcaataaaacgtTTATAACCGGACGACTTTGGTTCAGAATTAAGAATATTTTGCTAGAACCCAAACGGCCATCGAACACTTCTAGAAATTTCATCGtaagttcacttatttttttctttaggcgcTGATGCTATCGAAGAGgaaggttaaaataaaaaacaaaagaagacccaCAAGTTCGTCTCGCCCTCCTGCAAGCCCCAGCGCaacaagaactattttttatgaCGATTAAACACTTAACCCGGGCTTATGGCAGCTTAATTAGAAACCATACTGgat
The sequence above is a segment of the Pocillopora verrucosa isolate sample1 chromosome 5, ASM3666991v2, whole genome shotgun sequence genome. Coding sequences within it:
- the LOC131770436 gene encoding diacylglycerol kinase theta, yielding MSFSAHENGDSRHSMPRCLSDTRLDEAFSAHGQSGHRFVRKTFTRPTYCHHCTDMLWGFTNQGLICEVCNFVNHDRCMQLVTTPCISIATSLVKEPVAHSWSGPSFFRRRFCCVCRKRLEDHVAFRCQVCEYFVHEECKEFSVSDCKKCASYVPHMKNSVRQAHHWREGNIPPSAKCAHCKRTCGSVECLTSVKCSWCGQAAHSSCQFMLPKECGFGYLHKLLLPPYAVSMPNVTLWSSCSESRCKSATSRGMLKGGVDNDDGIVSDDPLHNTDMSSLSFDADETYLKIYDGDITDPKLCKNIVIPRTAQVSNVLEEALKKFHITDDPSNYYLARAVDEENERVLDPEEKPHQFTGRNSSKPLIFLRMKSADRRKGYIRVYPGMINAAGTFKIIPVTAQTTVTEVISAALEKFGLKDANENDFSLTEVNLTQGVHERRMEHGDCPWKSLMDIRKKSVRKMKLTRFYLRRNLEPLGSVCICVGSLPVGLDTSKYKTLIGDVLGETMEFCEVKSVFSSYGMVFVFFPAADTAADAVNKFKSSTVDNKELFVRVLPSIHPGLFPPGSQPLLVLVNSKSGGGQGADMLAAFQRLLNPYQVYSLLEGGPLLGFYAFRSIPDFRVLICGGDGTVGWVLSCLDDVVQEMKCKLPASAVLPLGTGNDLSRVLHWGGGYSGGESPVSLLMAIDQAHEVFLDRWCVMFDSADTNVPETMSDDSALGSMGGREDDPSIFTMNNYFGIGIGAELCLDFHLQREEAPDKFHSRLHNKGVYFRAGIKKMVKGYSRTFTQEVEIEIDGKKLDLPTLEGIVILNIGSWGAGTDAWGPDKEDGHASACHCDGLVEVVGLQGVMHLGQIQSGIRTGIRLAQGAQINIKLKSEMPVQIDGEPWMQPPGNVIVRPILTQALMLSKRKVKIKNKRRPTSSSRPPASPSATRTIFYDD